One segment of Trachemys scripta elegans isolate TJP31775 chromosome 1, CAS_Tse_1.0, whole genome shotgun sequence DNA contains the following:
- the CTC1 gene encoding CST complex subunit CTC1 isoform X5 — MATCMCKTALVQFPVSWAYIPQTNQGSAGYVEILADPVPVDPRSERVVDTIPVLYPPTAAQLLSTRVPRQKRAKLNVAGELARLSTLLCIHHKTFFFLFLKCFTSAACVPVLVQKPPQLAWHHMLQLGHGYVLTALTVSSLKASGHKVLVTSFSSCLLPYCAEQVKEQPLEIVWQGGPIQPVSPEAAVHLPLELTDEKLPVPAKESKILSYMGIITRVLNAQAGLYELDNKICLCLAYQQLLNSARGLRPGACVELRDVHLLQKPLASFPFAVVLGACLHSIVLLKGFSRLSTFHQPVASSRNLYMQLLFQYNLGLPLYLWLVSLLEMLEQRFCCFVGRRRLFIRSVPQGPGVAEKFLVPILNAVVPSKARVRDVHHEILAEMHHCPLQQYQPLEPPCQAPPLSLLRSVAEQRSKEAFNPSQLLSPLEAQHMGTQELNRRLAWSYDTFSAKSFQPRMVLLGVLRVSCSSGSLQLRDKSASIPCVISRRDGSPFADTALIGSLLQVETYQLVVERFLQSDFPSWEQLWTLEHVRGRETRLYVQFCFEDVQILHTPEVQVQEGPTSSDSPSLGKKDVRSSKVELGSPEAKLPKLEGTSPGAGSEEGCDRGQSSARETSCMSRLFLVTQKEGLMSRNYLPAAEGDGEGQELQLSFQATILWVDKPQLWGHPREIGNLPELEQINHQREDSEAQQRVLLLFMGRSLRWFPFLHPDGLYRLIVPQCLDFGVFERPCLSPLQGRLLNQSGCSSCLLVSATWHLQHETWISCLAQPQVIPGSERAGMGQTVFSIPELLSSSFTGSLVSFSGEIVERTLCASPGNEKLSAPCSKRRQKGTLLPWDHSVKLSVSAALGSSVVLDVYIAVAYLQHLWGLLPGAKILFQNLQRKISRFHNVYCTYIASSCISILALPPPCLLLSSNPAGIASKSPAATSPSLVFLSKLLLQPHSLSQGQILCHLSCVLALSLQWICSVCSSIFREGRCSRHSPPCPSQTGVSQASAKILVEDGTGEALVLCKNQQVAAVLGLSPVEWKAVQSNVQRRGSIFIQHGGASARPGCVEEPEDLVTCYLKSLCRSHAICRPILLAFSLNRKSSKISQPDSLQLRRFLCGEMEFVSRVGTRLSLTCLNIQEADPKVLCSLSSKRIKTSIGHSA; from the exons CTGGGCATACATACCACAGACgaatcagggctcagctggatATGTGGAAATTCTGGCAGACCCAGTGCCAGTGGATCCTCGATCAGAGAGAGTGGTTGACACCATCCCTGTCTTGTACCCACCAACAGCTGCACAATTGCTCAGCACGAG GGTTCCACGTCAGAAAAGAGCAAAGCTGAATGTGGCAGGTGAGCTGGCCAGACTCAGTACCCTCCTGTGCATCCACCACAAGacgttttttttcctctttctgaagTGCTTCACCTCTGCTGCTTGTgtcccagtgctggtgcag AAACCTCCCCAGCTAGCTTGGCACCACATGCTCCAGTTGGGCCATGGCTATGTGCTGACAGCATTGACTGTGTCCAGCCTGAAGGCATCAGGGCACAAGGTACTCGTCACCAGCTTctcctcctgcctcctgccctaCTGTGCAGAGCAGGTGAAGGAGCAGCCTCTGGAAATTGTCTGGCAGGGAGGACCAATTCAGCCAGTTTCCCCTGAGGCCGCTGTGCACCTCCCCCTGGAGCTGACAGATGAGAAGTTGCCAGTGCCAGCTAAAGAGTCCAAGATCCTGTCATACATG GGGATCATCACCCGAGTACTAAATGCCCAGGCTGGCCTCTATGAGCTTGATAACAAGATCTGTCTGTGCCTTGCTTACCAGCAGCTGTTGAACTCTGCCCGTGGACTCCGACCAGGAGCATGCGTGGAG CTCCGAGACGTCCACCTCTTGCAGAAGCCCCTGGCTTCTTTCCCCTTTGCTGTTGTCCTTGGTGCCTGTCTGCACAGCATTGTCCTTCTCAAGGGTTTCTCAAGGCTCAGCACCTTCCACCAGCCTGTAGCCTCCTCTAGAAATCTCTACATGCAACTGCTCTTCCAGTATAACCTAGGCCTGCCACTCTATCTGTGGCTGGTGAGCCTGTTGGAGATGCTGGAGCAAAG GTTTTGCTGTTTCGTTGGGCGCCGGCGGCTGTTCATCCGCTCTGTGCCTCAAGGTCCTGGAGTAGCCGAGAAGTTTCTTGTCCCCATTCTGAACGCTGTGGTGCCTTCTAAGGCGCGAGTGAGAGATGTTCATCATGAGATCCTAGCAGAAATGCACCATTGTCCCCTGCAGCAG TAtcagcccctggagcccccatgCCAGGCCCCACCTCTTTCTCTGCTGCGCTCTGTGGCTGAGCAAAGAAGCAAGGAAGCCTTTAATCCATCGCAGCTGCTGTCCCCCTTGGAGGCTCAGCACATGGGCACCCAAGAGCTGAATCGCAGACTGGCTTGGTCCTATGATACATTCTCAGCAAAGAGCTTCCAACCCCGAATG GTGTTGCTGGGGGTGTTGAGAGTTTCCTGCAGCAGCGGCTCCCTTCAGCTGCGGGACAAGAGTGCTTCGATCCCCTGTGTGATCTCCCGCAGGGATGGGAGCCCCTTCGCTGACACGGCTCTCATAG GGTCCCTTTTGCAGGTGGAAACCTACCAGCTTGTGGTGGAGCGATTCCTTCAAAGTGACTTtccctcctgggagcagctgtggACCCTGGAACATGTGAGGGGCAGAGAAACAAG GCTGTATGTGCAATTCTGCTTTGAAGATGTGCAGATTCTTCATACGCCTGAGGTGCAAGTCCAAGAGGGTCCCACAAGCAGTGATAGTCCCTCATTGGGGAAAAAGGATGTTCGCAGCTCAAAGGTTGAGCTGGGATCTCCAGAGGCAAAGCTGCCAAAGTTGGAGGGGACCAGCCCAGGAGCTGGCTCTGAAGAGGGCTGTGATAGAGGCCAGAGCAGTGCCAGAGAAACCAGCTGCATGTCTCGTCTATTCCTGGTCACCCAGAAAGAGGGGCTTATGTCACGCAACTACCTGCCGGCTGCAGAAGGAGATGGAGAGGGGCAGGAGCTGCAGCTCAGCTTCCAGGCCACCATACTCTGGGTGGACAAACCTCAGCTCTGGGGGCATCCCAGGGAAATTGGGAACCTGCCAGAGCTGGAGCAGATCAACCATCAGAGGGAGGACAGCGAGGCCCAGCAGAGG GTGCTGCTGCTCTTTATGGGGAGATCACTTCGATGGTTCCCATTCCTGCACCCGGATGGGCTGTACCGGCTTATTGTGCCCCAGTGTTTG GACTTTGGGGTGTTTGAGCGGCCCTGTCTCTCGCCGTTGCAAGGGAGGCTTCTGAACCAGTCGGGCTGCTCCTCGTGCCTGCTAGTTTCAGCTACCTGGCACCTACAGCATGAGACCTGGATCTCCTGCCTGGCTCAGCCCCAG GTGATCCCAGGGTCAGAGCGGGCAGGAATGGGGCAGACAGTCTTCTCCATTCCAGAGCTACTAAGCAGCAG TTTCACAGGCTCCCTTGTCTCTTTCTCTGGTGAGATAGTGGAGCGGACCTTGTGTGCTTCCCCTGGGAATGAAAAGCTCTCTGCGCCCTGCAGCAAGCGGCGGCAGAAAG ggaccctcctgccctgggATCACAGTGTGAAGCTGAGTGTCTCAGCTGCTCTTGGCTCCTCTGTTGTGCTGGATGTTTACATAGCAGTTGCCTACCTTCAGCATCTCTGGGGTTTGCTGCCTGGGGCCAAGATTCTCTTCCAGAACCTGCAGCGCAAAATCTCCAG GTTCCATAATGTTTATTGCACGTACATTGCCTCCAGCTGTATCAgcatcctggctctgccaccccCCTGCTTGCTCCTTTCCTCCAA TCCTGCAGGTATAGCCTCCAAGTCTCCTGCAGCCACATCCCCCTCGCTGGTGTTTCTGTCCAAGCTGCTGCTTCAGCCTCACAGCCTgtcccagggccagatcctctgccaCTTATCCTGTGTCCTGGCTTTGTCCCTGCAATGGATCTGCTCCGTCTGCAGCAGCATCTTCAGAGAG GGGAGGTGCAGCCGACACAGCCCACCCTGCCCGTCACAAACAGGAGTGAGTCAAGCCAGCGCCAA GATCCTGGTGGAGGATGGAACAGGTGAGGCTCTGGTGCTGTGCAAGAACCAGCAGGTGGCTGCAGTGTTAGGCCTGAGCCCTGTGGAGTGGaaagctgtgcagagcaatgTGCAGAGAAGGGGCAGCATTTTCATTCAGCATGGAGGAGCCAGTGCCAGGCCTGGG TGTGTGGAGGAGCCTGAAGACCTTGTCACCTGCTACCTGAAGAGCCTGTGTAGGAGCCATGCCATCTGCCGGCCCATCCTGCTGGCTTTCAGCCTCAACAGGAAGTCGTCAAAGATTTCCCAGCCAG ATTCACTGCAGCTGAGAAGGTTTCTGTGTGGTGAGATGGAGTTTGTGTCCCGAGTGGGAACTCGACTGAGCCTGACGTGCCTGAACATCCAGGAGGCAGATCCCAAAGTCTTGTGCAGTCTGAGCAGCAAGAGGATCAAAACATCGATCGGTCACTCAGCTTGA
- the CTC1 gene encoding CST complex subunit CTC1 isoform X4 has translation MGPTALLHFESEWLELLFLFPSWAYIPQTNQGSAGYVEILADPVPVDPRSERVVDTIPVLYPPTAAQLLSTRVPRQKRAKLNVAGELARLSTLLCIHHKTFFFLFLKCFTSAACVPVLVQKPPQLAWHHMLQLGHGYVLTALTVSSLKASGHKVLVTSFSSCLLPYCAEQVKEQPLEIVWQGGPIQPVSPEAAVHLPLELTDEKLPVPAKESKILSYMGIITRVLNAQAGLYELDNKICLCLAYQQLLNSARGLRPGACVELRDVHLLQKPLASFPFAVVLGACLHSIVLLKGFSRLSTFHQPVASSRNLYMQLLFQYNLGLPLYLWLVSLLEMLEQRFCCFVGRRRLFIRSVPQGPGVAEKFLVPILNAVVPSKARVRDVHHEILAEMHHCPLQQYQPLEPPCQAPPLSLLRSVAEQRSKEAFNPSQLLSPLEAQHMGTQELNRRLAWSYDTFSAKSFQPRMVLLGVLRVSCSSGSLQLRDKSASIPCVISRRDGSPFADTALIGSLLQVETYQLVVERFLQSDFPSWEQLWTLEHVRGRETRLYVQFCFEDVQILHTPEVQVQEGPTSSDSPSLGKKDVRSSKVELGSPEAKLPKLEGTSPGAGSEEGCDRGQSSARETSCMSRLFLVTQKEGLMSRNYLPAAEGDGEGQELQLSFQATILWVDKPQLWGHPREIGNLPELEQINHQREDSEAQQRVLLLFMGRSLRWFPFLHPDGLYRLIVPQCLDFGVFERPCLSPLQGRLLNQSGCSSCLLVSATWHLQHETWISCLAQPQVIPGSERAGMGQTVFSIPELLSSSFTGSLVSFSGEIVERTLCASPGNEKLSAPCSKRRQKGTLLPWDHSVKLSVSAALGSSVVLDVYIAVAYLQHLWGLLPGAKILFQNLQRKISRFHNVYCTYIASSCISILALPPPCLLLSSNPAGIASKSPAATSPSLVFLSKLLLQPHSLSQGQILCHLSCVLALSLQWICSVCSSIFREGRCSRHSPPCPSQTGVSQASAKILVEDGTGEALVLCKNQQVAAVLGLSPVEWKAVQSNVQRRGSIFIQHGGASARPGCVEEPEDLVTCYLKSLCRSHAICRPILLAFSLNRKSSKISQPDSLQLRRFLCGEMEFVSRVGTRLSLTCLNIQEADPKVLCSLSSKRIKTSIGHSA, from the exons CTCCTGCATTTTGAATCTGAGTGGCTGGAGCTACTGTTTCTCTTCCCCAGCTGGGCATACATACCACAGACgaatcagggctcagctggatATGTGGAAATTCTGGCAGACCCAGTGCCAGTGGATCCTCGATCAGAGAGAGTGGTTGACACCATCCCTGTCTTGTACCCACCAACAGCTGCACAATTGCTCAGCACGAG GGTTCCACGTCAGAAAAGAGCAAAGCTGAATGTGGCAGGTGAGCTGGCCAGACTCAGTACCCTCCTGTGCATCCACCACAAGacgttttttttcctctttctgaagTGCTTCACCTCTGCTGCTTGTgtcccagtgctggtgcag AAACCTCCCCAGCTAGCTTGGCACCACATGCTCCAGTTGGGCCATGGCTATGTGCTGACAGCATTGACTGTGTCCAGCCTGAAGGCATCAGGGCACAAGGTACTCGTCACCAGCTTctcctcctgcctcctgccctaCTGTGCAGAGCAGGTGAAGGAGCAGCCTCTGGAAATTGTCTGGCAGGGAGGACCAATTCAGCCAGTTTCCCCTGAGGCCGCTGTGCACCTCCCCCTGGAGCTGACAGATGAGAAGTTGCCAGTGCCAGCTAAAGAGTCCAAGATCCTGTCATACATG GGGATCATCACCCGAGTACTAAATGCCCAGGCTGGCCTCTATGAGCTTGATAACAAGATCTGTCTGTGCCTTGCTTACCAGCAGCTGTTGAACTCTGCCCGTGGACTCCGACCAGGAGCATGCGTGGAG CTCCGAGACGTCCACCTCTTGCAGAAGCCCCTGGCTTCTTTCCCCTTTGCTGTTGTCCTTGGTGCCTGTCTGCACAGCATTGTCCTTCTCAAGGGTTTCTCAAGGCTCAGCACCTTCCACCAGCCTGTAGCCTCCTCTAGAAATCTCTACATGCAACTGCTCTTCCAGTATAACCTAGGCCTGCCACTCTATCTGTGGCTGGTGAGCCTGTTGGAGATGCTGGAGCAAAG GTTTTGCTGTTTCGTTGGGCGCCGGCGGCTGTTCATCCGCTCTGTGCCTCAAGGTCCTGGAGTAGCCGAGAAGTTTCTTGTCCCCATTCTGAACGCTGTGGTGCCTTCTAAGGCGCGAGTGAGAGATGTTCATCATGAGATCCTAGCAGAAATGCACCATTGTCCCCTGCAGCAG TAtcagcccctggagcccccatgCCAGGCCCCACCTCTTTCTCTGCTGCGCTCTGTGGCTGAGCAAAGAAGCAAGGAAGCCTTTAATCCATCGCAGCTGCTGTCCCCCTTGGAGGCTCAGCACATGGGCACCCAAGAGCTGAATCGCAGACTGGCTTGGTCCTATGATACATTCTCAGCAAAGAGCTTCCAACCCCGAATG GTGTTGCTGGGGGTGTTGAGAGTTTCCTGCAGCAGCGGCTCCCTTCAGCTGCGGGACAAGAGTGCTTCGATCCCCTGTGTGATCTCCCGCAGGGATGGGAGCCCCTTCGCTGACACGGCTCTCATAG GGTCCCTTTTGCAGGTGGAAACCTACCAGCTTGTGGTGGAGCGATTCCTTCAAAGTGACTTtccctcctgggagcagctgtggACCCTGGAACATGTGAGGGGCAGAGAAACAAG GCTGTATGTGCAATTCTGCTTTGAAGATGTGCAGATTCTTCATACGCCTGAGGTGCAAGTCCAAGAGGGTCCCACAAGCAGTGATAGTCCCTCATTGGGGAAAAAGGATGTTCGCAGCTCAAAGGTTGAGCTGGGATCTCCAGAGGCAAAGCTGCCAAAGTTGGAGGGGACCAGCCCAGGAGCTGGCTCTGAAGAGGGCTGTGATAGAGGCCAGAGCAGTGCCAGAGAAACCAGCTGCATGTCTCGTCTATTCCTGGTCACCCAGAAAGAGGGGCTTATGTCACGCAACTACCTGCCGGCTGCAGAAGGAGATGGAGAGGGGCAGGAGCTGCAGCTCAGCTTCCAGGCCACCATACTCTGGGTGGACAAACCTCAGCTCTGGGGGCATCCCAGGGAAATTGGGAACCTGCCAGAGCTGGAGCAGATCAACCATCAGAGGGAGGACAGCGAGGCCCAGCAGAGG GTGCTGCTGCTCTTTATGGGGAGATCACTTCGATGGTTCCCATTCCTGCACCCGGATGGGCTGTACCGGCTTATTGTGCCCCAGTGTTTG GACTTTGGGGTGTTTGAGCGGCCCTGTCTCTCGCCGTTGCAAGGGAGGCTTCTGAACCAGTCGGGCTGCTCCTCGTGCCTGCTAGTTTCAGCTACCTGGCACCTACAGCATGAGACCTGGATCTCCTGCCTGGCTCAGCCCCAG GTGATCCCAGGGTCAGAGCGGGCAGGAATGGGGCAGACAGTCTTCTCCATTCCAGAGCTACTAAGCAGCAG TTTCACAGGCTCCCTTGTCTCTTTCTCTGGTGAGATAGTGGAGCGGACCTTGTGTGCTTCCCCTGGGAATGAAAAGCTCTCTGCGCCCTGCAGCAAGCGGCGGCAGAAAG ggaccctcctgccctgggATCACAGTGTGAAGCTGAGTGTCTCAGCTGCTCTTGGCTCCTCTGTTGTGCTGGATGTTTACATAGCAGTTGCCTACCTTCAGCATCTCTGGGGTTTGCTGCCTGGGGCCAAGATTCTCTTCCAGAACCTGCAGCGCAAAATCTCCAG GTTCCATAATGTTTATTGCACGTACATTGCCTCCAGCTGTATCAgcatcctggctctgccaccccCCTGCTTGCTCCTTTCCTCCAA TCCTGCAGGTATAGCCTCCAAGTCTCCTGCAGCCACATCCCCCTCGCTGGTGTTTCTGTCCAAGCTGCTGCTTCAGCCTCACAGCCTgtcccagggccagatcctctgccaCTTATCCTGTGTCCTGGCTTTGTCCCTGCAATGGATCTGCTCCGTCTGCAGCAGCATCTTCAGAGAG GGGAGGTGCAGCCGACACAGCCCACCCTGCCCGTCACAAACAGGAGTGAGTCAAGCCAGCGCCAA GATCCTGGTGGAGGATGGAACAGGTGAGGCTCTGGTGCTGTGCAAGAACCAGCAGGTGGCTGCAGTGTTAGGCCTGAGCCCTGTGGAGTGGaaagctgtgcagagcaatgTGCAGAGAAGGGGCAGCATTTTCATTCAGCATGGAGGAGCCAGTGCCAGGCCTGGG TGTGTGGAGGAGCCTGAAGACCTTGTCACCTGCTACCTGAAGAGCCTGTGTAGGAGCCATGCCATCTGCCGGCCCATCCTGCTGGCTTTCAGCCTCAACAGGAAGTCGTCAAAGATTTCCCAGCCAG ATTCACTGCAGCTGAGAAGGTTTCTGTGTGGTGAGATGGAGTTTGTGTCCCGAGTGGGAACTCGACTGAGCCTGACGTGCCTGAACATCCAGGAGGCAGATCCCAAAGTCTTGTGCAGTCTGAGCAGCAAGAGGATCAAAACATCGATCGGTCACTCAGCTTGA
- the CTC1 gene encoding CST complex subunit CTC1 isoform X3 encodes MCAWRSLVGLFISISDLQCQQRTPCCSHMTWSTSDFKKWAHQGEVILPKQCVLPRTHLILIGYLTDGRQQKGKEKLMDGNLYVQDSTGSIPCELLHFESEWLELLFLFPSWAYIPQTNQGSAGYVEILADPVPVDPRSERVVDTIPVLYPPTAAQLLSTRVPRQKRAKLNVAGELARLSTLLCIHHKTFFFLFLKCFTSAACVPVLVQKPPQLAWHHMLQLGHGYVLTALTVSSLKASGHKVLVTSFSSCLLPYCAEQVKEQPLEIVWQGGPIQPVSPEAAVHLPLELTDEKLPVPAKESKILSYMGIITRVLNAQAGLYELDNKICLCLAYQQLLNSARGLRPGACVELRDVHLLQKPLASFPFAVVLGACLHSIVLLKGFSRLSTFHQPVASSRNLYMQLLFQYNLGLPLYLWLVSLLEMLEQRFCCFVGRRRLFIRSVPQGPGVAEKFLVPILNAVVPSKARVRDVHHEILAEMHHCPLQQYQPLEPPCQAPPLSLLRSVAEQRSKEAFNPSQLLSPLEAQHMGTQELNRRLAWSYDTFSAKSFQPRMVLLGVLRVSCSSGSLQLRDKSASIPCVISRRDGSPFADTALIGSLLQVETYQLVVERFLQSDFPSWEQLWTLEHVRGRETRLYVQFCFEDVQILHTPEVQVQEGPTSSDSPSLGKKDVRSSKVELGSPEAKLPKLEGTSPGAGSEEGCDRGQSSARETSCMSRLFLVTQKEGLMSRNYLPAAEGDGEGQELQLSFQATILWVDKPQLWGHPREIGNLPELEQINHQREDSEAQQRVLLLFMGRSLRWFPFLHPDGLYRLIVPQCLDFGVFERPCLSPLQGRLLNQSGCSSCLLVSATWHLQHETWISCLAQPQVIPGSERAGMGQTVFSIPELLSSSFTGSLVSFSGEIVERTLCASPGNEKLSAPCSKRRQKGTLLPWDHSVKLSVSAALGSSVVLDVYIAVAYLQHLWGLLPGAKILFQNLQRKISRFHNVYCTYIASSCISILALPPPCLLLSSNPAGIASKSPAATSPSLVFLSKLLLQPHSLSQGQILCHLSCVLALSLQWICSVCSSIFREGRCSRHSPPCPSQTGVSQASAKILVEDGTGEALVLCKNQQVAAVLGLSPVEWKAVQSNVQRRGSIFIQHGGASARPGCVEEPEDLVTCYLKSLCRSHAICRPILLAFSLNRKSSKISQPDSLQLRRFLCGEMEFVSRVGTRLSLTCLNIQEADPKVLCSLSSKRIKTSIGHSA; translated from the exons CTCCTGCATTTTGAATCTGAGTGGCTGGAGCTACTGTTTCTCTTCCCCAGCTGGGCATACATACCACAGACgaatcagggctcagctggatATGTGGAAATTCTGGCAGACCCAGTGCCAGTGGATCCTCGATCAGAGAGAGTGGTTGACACCATCCCTGTCTTGTACCCACCAACAGCTGCACAATTGCTCAGCACGAG GGTTCCACGTCAGAAAAGAGCAAAGCTGAATGTGGCAGGTGAGCTGGCCAGACTCAGTACCCTCCTGTGCATCCACCACAAGacgttttttttcctctttctgaagTGCTTCACCTCTGCTGCTTGTgtcccagtgctggtgcag AAACCTCCCCAGCTAGCTTGGCACCACATGCTCCAGTTGGGCCATGGCTATGTGCTGACAGCATTGACTGTGTCCAGCCTGAAGGCATCAGGGCACAAGGTACTCGTCACCAGCTTctcctcctgcctcctgccctaCTGTGCAGAGCAGGTGAAGGAGCAGCCTCTGGAAATTGTCTGGCAGGGAGGACCAATTCAGCCAGTTTCCCCTGAGGCCGCTGTGCACCTCCCCCTGGAGCTGACAGATGAGAAGTTGCCAGTGCCAGCTAAAGAGTCCAAGATCCTGTCATACATG GGGATCATCACCCGAGTACTAAATGCCCAGGCTGGCCTCTATGAGCTTGATAACAAGATCTGTCTGTGCCTTGCTTACCAGCAGCTGTTGAACTCTGCCCGTGGACTCCGACCAGGAGCATGCGTGGAG CTCCGAGACGTCCACCTCTTGCAGAAGCCCCTGGCTTCTTTCCCCTTTGCTGTTGTCCTTGGTGCCTGTCTGCACAGCATTGTCCTTCTCAAGGGTTTCTCAAGGCTCAGCACCTTCCACCAGCCTGTAGCCTCCTCTAGAAATCTCTACATGCAACTGCTCTTCCAGTATAACCTAGGCCTGCCACTCTATCTGTGGCTGGTGAGCCTGTTGGAGATGCTGGAGCAAAG GTTTTGCTGTTTCGTTGGGCGCCGGCGGCTGTTCATCCGCTCTGTGCCTCAAGGTCCTGGAGTAGCCGAGAAGTTTCTTGTCCCCATTCTGAACGCTGTGGTGCCTTCTAAGGCGCGAGTGAGAGATGTTCATCATGAGATCCTAGCAGAAATGCACCATTGTCCCCTGCAGCAG TAtcagcccctggagcccccatgCCAGGCCCCACCTCTTTCTCTGCTGCGCTCTGTGGCTGAGCAAAGAAGCAAGGAAGCCTTTAATCCATCGCAGCTGCTGTCCCCCTTGGAGGCTCAGCACATGGGCACCCAAGAGCTGAATCGCAGACTGGCTTGGTCCTATGATACATTCTCAGCAAAGAGCTTCCAACCCCGAATG GTGTTGCTGGGGGTGTTGAGAGTTTCCTGCAGCAGCGGCTCCCTTCAGCTGCGGGACAAGAGTGCTTCGATCCCCTGTGTGATCTCCCGCAGGGATGGGAGCCCCTTCGCTGACACGGCTCTCATAG GGTCCCTTTTGCAGGTGGAAACCTACCAGCTTGTGGTGGAGCGATTCCTTCAAAGTGACTTtccctcctgggagcagctgtggACCCTGGAACATGTGAGGGGCAGAGAAACAAG GCTGTATGTGCAATTCTGCTTTGAAGATGTGCAGATTCTTCATACGCCTGAGGTGCAAGTCCAAGAGGGTCCCACAAGCAGTGATAGTCCCTCATTGGGGAAAAAGGATGTTCGCAGCTCAAAGGTTGAGCTGGGATCTCCAGAGGCAAAGCTGCCAAAGTTGGAGGGGACCAGCCCAGGAGCTGGCTCTGAAGAGGGCTGTGATAGAGGCCAGAGCAGTGCCAGAGAAACCAGCTGCATGTCTCGTCTATTCCTGGTCACCCAGAAAGAGGGGCTTATGTCACGCAACTACCTGCCGGCTGCAGAAGGAGATGGAGAGGGGCAGGAGCTGCAGCTCAGCTTCCAGGCCACCATACTCTGGGTGGACAAACCTCAGCTCTGGGGGCATCCCAGGGAAATTGGGAACCTGCCAGAGCTGGAGCAGATCAACCATCAGAGGGAGGACAGCGAGGCCCAGCAGAGG GTGCTGCTGCTCTTTATGGGGAGATCACTTCGATGGTTCCCATTCCTGCACCCGGATGGGCTGTACCGGCTTATTGTGCCCCAGTGTTTG GACTTTGGGGTGTTTGAGCGGCCCTGTCTCTCGCCGTTGCAAGGGAGGCTTCTGAACCAGTCGGGCTGCTCCTCGTGCCTGCTAGTTTCAGCTACCTGGCACCTACAGCATGAGACCTGGATCTCCTGCCTGGCTCAGCCCCAG GTGATCCCAGGGTCAGAGCGGGCAGGAATGGGGCAGACAGTCTTCTCCATTCCAGAGCTACTAAGCAGCAG TTTCACAGGCTCCCTTGTCTCTTTCTCTGGTGAGATAGTGGAGCGGACCTTGTGTGCTTCCCCTGGGAATGAAAAGCTCTCTGCGCCCTGCAGCAAGCGGCGGCAGAAAG ggaccctcctgccctgggATCACAGTGTGAAGCTGAGTGTCTCAGCTGCTCTTGGCTCCTCTGTTGTGCTGGATGTTTACATAGCAGTTGCCTACCTTCAGCATCTCTGGGGTTTGCTGCCTGGGGCCAAGATTCTCTTCCAGAACCTGCAGCGCAAAATCTCCAG GTTCCATAATGTTTATTGCACGTACATTGCCTCCAGCTGTATCAgcatcctggctctgccaccccCCTGCTTGCTCCTTTCCTCCAA TCCTGCAGGTATAGCCTCCAAGTCTCCTGCAGCCACATCCCCCTCGCTGGTGTTTCTGTCCAAGCTGCTGCTTCAGCCTCACAGCCTgtcccagggccagatcctctgccaCTTATCCTGTGTCCTGGCTTTGTCCCTGCAATGGATCTGCTCCGTCTGCAGCAGCATCTTCAGAGAG GGGAGGTGCAGCCGACACAGCCCACCCTGCCCGTCACAAACAGGAGTGAGTCAAGCCAGCGCCAA GATCCTGGTGGAGGATGGAACAGGTGAGGCTCTGGTGCTGTGCAAGAACCAGCAGGTGGCTGCAGTGTTAGGCCTGAGCCCTGTGGAGTGGaaagctgtgcagagcaatgTGCAGAGAAGGGGCAGCATTTTCATTCAGCATGGAGGAGCCAGTGCCAGGCCTGGG TGTGTGGAGGAGCCTGAAGACCTTGTCACCTGCTACCTGAAGAGCCTGTGTAGGAGCCATGCCATCTGCCGGCCCATCCTGCTGGCTTTCAGCCTCAACAGGAAGTCGTCAAAGATTTCCCAGCCAG ATTCACTGCAGCTGAGAAGGTTTCTGTGTGGTGAGATGGAGTTTGTGTCCCGAGTGGGAACTCGACTGAGCCTGACGTGCCTGAACATCCAGGAGGCAGATCCCAAAGTCTTGTGCAGTCTGAGCAGCAAGAGGATCAAAACATCGATCGGTCACTCAGCTTGA